The genomic segment TAATGCGGATCCATTGGACACAAACCCTTTGGcagtgtttcctcatctgcaaatgtTGGATAATGGCTCCATGATTTTGTCGTAAGGATTAAATAAAGCAATGGAGTTGGGAAGGTCTGTAAAAGGTGAACGTATGTTGTCTGTATTGTCTCCGTGGTTTGATGGGTTGAGTGGAAGTGATGCACCCAAACCGGGCACGCAGGAGGGGAAGGCGCTCCTGGGATGCAGGACACCGGGGCCAAGGGCATCCTCCCCTGAACACAGTGCTTTAGTCATTTCATTTCTGCTTGGGTGGTATAAGCAATAATGGGTGGGAGTTAGATTTGTTAATGTGTGTGCAGCACGATGAATCTATGTCTGGACATTTTATAATtgtttagcaaaaaaaaaaaggattttaaaaaagattcatgTTGATTCTAGCCTGGTAAGACTGAAAAATGTTCCAGCTACTCAGTCCTGCGTCTGGGTTTTACCTGCTGCTGATGGAAAAGGATCATCTTGGAAGATAAATAGCAGCCACCGCCATCCAGAAAAGACAGTCCTCGAGAACAGCTTATCCAGAAGGGAGAGAGCCCCCCCACTCTTGGCTGTATTTCCCATCAAGTCTGAGAACTGGCTTTAGAGACGCGCAGCTCAACATACGCCTGACTCATTTCCCGACTCATGGCGTATCCTGCATTTGCCAATATTCATTTGCCCTGCCAGTATTACTgatgaataaaaaaaatgaaatactgcccAACATTACTGACGAATAAAAAGATGAAACCCTAGATTATTCCTGCCAGCCACCCCAGATCACTGCCATTTTAGTTTTAAACAAAACTTATGCCCAACAGGCAATCATGCTGTTTAATAGTTTGCAAAGGATTTATTCAATATGCACAGCCTGTGATGTCATTATCATATCTGACTGGAAGCTCAGAATTTCCTTTACACAGAAAGTAAACTGGCTCATGTCGCAGAGCTAGTTCAGCGACAGAGCTAGGAGTCCAGTCTTAGGTCCTGTCTGCAGACCTCTCTCTAGTAAGCTCTGAGGTTTCCCAAAGTTCCTGGAGTGGCCCTTCTGTAACTTGTGCTTTCATGGATAATTTAGTTCTTAGTTCCTTAGTCCTGGAACTGAAACCTTCAGTCATATCAGAAGCTGTAATTCTTTCCCGATATTTTCAAGCATCAACTCTAGGCCAGGCTCTGTTATGACCAGTTGGTGTAAATCAGTGAACAAAATAACAGTTTCTGCCTTGGTGGAGAGCAGACACTCAATCTGAGAAAACGGCGGAGGGTGACCAGCGCTCAGCAAACAGCACAGAAGCCGAGCCAGGTGGGGACAGGCGGGGGCGGCGAGGGGGCGGAGGGGGTTGAAATACTGAGGAGCTGGTGCCCGGCGTGGCCCGAGTGGGCAGCTGAGCCGAGGCCCGAAGGAGGTGGGGAGTTAGCCAGCGTTAGCCCCTAAAACGTGGCTTAATTCTACTTGACTCTCTGAATCCAAAGAAAACAGTCACCACGCTTTGATGGCATGAGATCAGGACACTGTGAGCCTGCGAGACGTGTGGCAGAGGATGGgtctccacccccacccaaggGCACAGCACCCCGTTAGGCAAGTTTTTGCTGCTAAACACCTCTGAACGGAGGCCCCGAGGACCTGAAATAAATACACTGCAGTGTTGAAAATAGAACTGTCCAAACAGAAGGTCCAGACTGGGGACTAGACTCCCAGAGAGCGACTGGGGTGTTGTGTTTGTCACTGCTGAAGTGCGTGCGCCCCTGCACGGTGGCAGGTGGAAACGACACTGGACTCCTTCCAGGGGGCCTCGCTTCCTGTCACTTCAACCTTTGAAAACCATCTGGCGTCTGTATTTACAAAGTACAAAGTGCCCTTTAACTGGAAGAATAAAAGTAAAGCAAATACGGGTCTAGGACACAACAGGGCAAACAGACTGACCAGGTCTTGCAGCTCTGGGGACAAGGACTCTACATGTTTTTTGTTTGGGGGCTGGGGCGTTGGAAGCATGAGAAAAACAAGGTCTGGAGCCTTGAGTCATCTGGAGGGGCCCCGCGCCGACAGCCAGGTAAACACGGGCGGGGTGAGGAAGGAAGCAGTGACTCGGCGCTGCCCTGAAAGGGACCAGCCGGACCCAGAGCCACTCAAGGACGAAGGGGACCAGTCTCTGAAAATAGCTGGTGGTTTCATGCAGCAAAAACACAATGAAACGAAGAGGAATGCTTGGAGCTTATTCAAATTTGTCAGAGTCAAAATATCTCCCAAAGGAAAAACAGCTAGGAAGAGTAACCAGCTTTGTGTACAGTAAAAAAGAGGATGGAGTCAGTTCATCAACTAACTTATTTTCCAGAAGTGCCTGATTTGTGATGACAGCTAACTTGGTGCTGTATCCACAGGCCAGTGTACACGGCCCCACCCCGCAACTGACACACAAAACCTCACAATCATACTGCATTTATTACACTGGGTGGTTCGGGACACAAATACAACGTAGAATTGTGTGCTTCATAAATGCAAGTTTATTTCTCAAGTTCCATGGCAACTGGCAATAACTGATAATATTAGGTCCAATGGGCAAACGCAACAAGGCAGAGGCCTCGGGCACCAGCCATCTCTGGGGATAGCCAGTCACGCAGCCACGGCAGGgagccccctggagttgtgcgaGGCACTGCACCTGTCTGCCTGGTTACCACTATCCACCATTTAGCCACGGTTTGTTTAGTTCTTTTGCCATCTTATTTCTGACTTCACAATACAGTCtataaactttgttttttaagtgcacaatgctttaaaggaagaaaacaattctGCACTGGGGAGGAAAACGGAATGAAGCATTAGCGTCTGCTGTCCAGGAGTGGTCTTCTGGTCTCCACCCACACCGGGTGCGAGCCATGCCGGGACTCGGGCTGGGTACCAGGACAGCAcagactctctctctctcggtGGGAATAAGCTTCCTTTTTTATACTAAGCGTAAGAGTGACCATGTACTATTTTGTCCTTTGGGGAACGTGTGACAGCGAGATAAGGAACCATTAGTAAACCAGTCAGGACAATGAGCCTAAGTCAAGACGACCTGGCAAAGCTAGATGTGCGCTAACTGGACAGCTGTATCTGAGATCTTTCTAGCAAATCTTTGTACCAAAATACACAGTCTAAGGTCTCACTCATCTCTGAAGTCTACTGGCCTCCAAGAGAATGGACTTACTTGACACATCATTCAAGACTGGTCCCCAGAAAGAAGCATTAGGATGTTAGTGACTCTTCCATGGGACAAGGGGCCCAGTACATGAAAGGACATTTCCTGTGCTGCTTTTAGCTCAGGTTTGGCTCACAAAGGGCAGAGGGTACTGAGCTTTAGCTTGACTGGCAGGCAACGGGGGAATGGCGCTGGCGCTGGCGCTGACGTCCAGGGCAGGGCATGCTGCCTAACCCAGCGCTGACACATCCAGCCTGCCTCTTCCTCTGAACCAAGTGGTTTCAACTTTACGGACCTACCAAGTCAGAGGGCTGGCCTAAAATGGTATGCAGGGTCCCATCCAAGGGTAAGCTTTCTCCGCCAGGAAAATCTAGAAGTTGGGCTGAAACAAGCAAAGGCCTCCCGGCAAAGACAGATCCTCTCAATTCAAGGCATTTCTTTGGTCCCCGCACTGCTGTTTCCCAGGTGTACAGAGGGCTGGGACCTGCCACgtgtctcttttcttttagaCATTCATCCAATCGCACTGGTAGGCAGTGGGGACAAGTCTTCAGCTTCTAAACATAGTTCATGTCTTAATTCAAATACAGCTCCCGTTTGGCTTTATCAGAAGCAACGCCCCAGTATTTTTGTCAGTAGGGACAGGGGTCCTTTTTCAATGCCTTGGTGTCAACATCAGAATTCCTTAGAGCTTTCTGTCCTTCCTGCATGTGGCTCTCGCTGCACCTGGGCCTCACCTCCCTCTCACCCCTCTCACCCCTCTCCATCTGGGCGGGTGTGGTGGGGGGTGAAACCCTGCCAGGGATCACTTAGGCCCACCTACTCCTTTTCTGCCGTTTCTGTATATTCCATGAAACTCTACAGAGGAAGCCACCCCTTGAGGACACAGATCAGAAGATTAGACGGTTAGTGACAGTTACCCAGGTTCTTCAAGAAAggaatttccatttatttgtcacTGTCTTACCTGACATCCTCACCGCCCACCCACATGCTGGCTGCTGACTGAAGACTCTCCCATGGTCAAAAGACCCCAAGCTTTTCTGACCCCGGGAGCCTTATCAAGGTGCCATCTGCTGCTTTGGGAGATGGTGGCCTCTTACTGACCAAGACGTGATGGAGAGCAGGTCCGGCAGAGCCAGGCAGCGGAGCAATGCCTCTCCAACTTCAGTCACGGGGAGCTGGTTAGAAGTGCAGACGCCTGCCCAGAGGTTCTGAGTCAGCCGACTCCGGCAAGGCTAGGACTCCTGCATTTTCATGAGCTCGTCCCCCTCCGCCCCCCAGACGCGGATGGAGGCAGCCTTCCACCTTCGGCTCTGAGGAACCCGTAGAGCAGTGACGAGGCAGTTACCTGCGGAGGAGCAAATCACACACCTTCCACCAACACGCGGGCACGCTGCCCAGCAGCACTGACCCTCGGCCGGGGACGCCTCTGACCCCACGTGAGCCCTCTCCCCACAGCCACCCCACCCCACGTCTCCTGTCCCCACACCACCTATTCTATCATCTCCTAAATAAAGGCGACACCTCTGAACTCCCGGTACGTTAAGGTATGcagttattttatttccttagccTGACAGCATAAACTTCATTAAACAAGAACCTGCAGCTGACAGAACTGACACACAGACCCCCCCGCCGAGGAAGGACCCCTTTCACTAGCAGAGATGAAGTGTCATGTCCGAGATGAATTGAAATGTCATGTCTGAGTGTGATTCctgcttcccacccccacccaggtaACCAGCCCTAAAGGGAAGATGACCAGAGTCAACAGGGTCCCCGTGAACAGCTAACAGTCACCCGCTGAGATTTTTTATAACTGGCATCTgcagcaaatgaaaaccacaggaGGGGAGCACTGGCCACCACTGGGCATTTCTGTGCGTGTGGGGGAAGGTTTGGCAGCCCGAGAGTGAGAATTTGGGAGGAGCTGAGTGGGAGGCGCAGACAGTCTACCTTACTCACACCTGGCCCTTCCGTCCGTAACACACCTCTGTCCCTCGTCACGGACCGAAGTCTGGGAAATGCTAGACCAGTGGTTTTAGCCTGTAACTGGGAATGGCTGAGGCTCATTCAAGTCCAAGGTGGGTGTGGGAAAAGGGGCGCCCAAGAGCAAGCAGGTTAGACAGAGATGCTCAGTACTTAGTCAATTCCAGTTAATGCTACCAAAACTATCCTCATCAATGGCCCGCAGGCCTGGCTCCTCCAGCAGGAGAGCTCCGATCAAGTGCCTGGGTCGGAGGTCTGCTGCTGTGACACCTGTGAGATTACAGCTGGgatgtggggaggtgtggagacagGAGAGGTCAGGGGCCACAATGCTTTCATTACAATGGGTCTCTTGGTCCCCAGGAATGGTCCACTACCACGAGTCCTAAAACGGTCCCATCCCCCTTCCCTACCTGTCAAATGTGCAAACGTCAAAAATAGAATCTCTGGCCCAAGAGAAGGAGAGTGGGAAGTTACGGGTGGTCCACGACCTCTGGCCCCAGCTTGCCCACCTCCTGACTCTTCTACGGCAATCGCACGCAAGTGAAATCACAGCAGTGTTGTGAAGCTCCGTCGTCCTCACCCTTTTCTATCAAAGCCAGTCTGACAGCTCCGTCCTGACCTGCCTGCTCCCTGGGGGCCAAGAGAGTGGCAAAAAACATCAGTTGAGCGTGTGAAAATATGTTGATGGTGTGTGCAGTGTAGTGTTTCCAGATGTCTTCACCTTCTGTGTCCTCCATGGTGGgagccctccctctctctccccaagccccacacacgcccctccccctgccccgagTCCAGGCGCTCCCATCGGCCGGCTTCCAGCACTCATTTCCCGTAGACGCTCTCGTCACTGTAGGCCACGTACAGAAAATAGTCTTCCTCGTGGTTGTCCTGGGGGAGGATGAAAGAGGACAGGTTCGAAAACATCATCGCATTCTCTCTAGGACCTGAGCCTCACACAACCTTGGGAGGGACGTACGGAAGGCATCCTGAGTCCCCACTAAAAAGAGGCCTGAAGCCCAGgggactatagtcaatatcttgtaataacctataatggaaaagaatctggaaaagaatatctatctatatacatgtataactgaatcactttgctgtactcctgaaattaacacaacattataaaccaattgtactttaattaaaaaaaaaaaaaagaggattgaagataaagaaatagaagTGGCCAGGACTCAACTTTGAGCTCTCAAGGTCACAAAAACCTTCATGGAGAACATCACATACACATATCAAGAACACAAACATGACCTTAAGAAGCTCATTCTGGCAAAGGGAACGTAGATACAATGTAACATCTATACTGGACTATGTACCAATAGGGAGTGTACGCTGTGGAATAAAAATCAGAGGTTACTGGAGGAGTTCAGGCAGTCCACAGATGGGACACCTTAAGAATGCAGCAGCCGGTGAACTCCTTTAGGAAATAACGCAGTTACAATCTTTGCTGACACAGCAGGGACAAGTCCTTTACTACAGTTTTCTCAGATGCTGACCGTTTACCAGTTAAACCAAACGAAATCACATTAAATTGTTTTCTCCAACTGAGTTTATCTGTTAAGGCAAATGAATCCGTTTCAAGGCTGCCTTAAttcttcaatttcattttatttggaatTTTGTTGGTCAGAAACCATTTCCTGCTGTTTCAACACAGATGACCCGGCGTTAAAGCGCTGGAGGAAGACAAGTCTAAGAAGAGGATTCAACGGGGCTGAATTTAGTGGGGCTGCTCATTCCCCAAAGGACAAGTGGCATCTGATCTCCCAGGGCCTTCCACTGCCGTGGGAAAGAGGATCCTGgtaacaccgcctgccccacttCCCAGGTGTGTTATCCACACGCACTGGGACAGAAGCTTGAGAACGCCAGACGGCAGGGCACCGTGCCCGGGACCATTACCTCATACAGCTGGCCCATGGTGGCGCTGGTCGGAGGGATGGTGTTGTTCACAAAGAAGAATAAGGCGTCCTCAGGTCTCAGGTGGATCCTCTTCCGGATTAAGAAGTAGAACTGGCCGACTGGATGAAGGGAGGTGTGAGAAAAGGCAGGCGAGGCGGAAGAAAACACAAGATTAGCAGAAGGATCGGATCCAGGAAAAAATTCTACTGCACCTGCTCCAAAAGGTTCCGGGTGTACCTAACCACCTGGGCAGAGCCGGATCCTGTCCTACAGCTTGAGAAACAAAAAGTGAGACTCACAGGAGCCTGCATCTTCCCTGACGCGCCACCGAGGAGTTTAATTCCTCACTCCTTCCCCACTTGACTCAATTTCTGACCTGACACCTTTGAGGGAATAAGACGAAAGTGAGACAGCCCCACCACCGTCTAAGCCTCATCTGAGACACACTCCCATGCCCGCTCCCACCCCGAGAcaaactggtgatgggaagaggTCCACTGGACTGCGGGAACCTGAGCTCCATCGCTGAGCCCAACGCTGGGGCCGTTGAGTGTGGTTCAAGGCTTTCCCTTTTTATGGAGCACAGTGCAAAAGTTCTATAAGGCTGATACCCAACAGATCTAACAACCCTGGAGCCAACATATCTACAAAATCTCTCCAAGTGTCTCCCGGATGCAGTGGTTATCCCATTAAGCATCAGTGTGGAGAATGCATGTATGCTCTGCAATTCCGAACAGTACGTACAAAATCCTCTGCAATTCCAAACGGTATCTACAAAATTTAAGTAACAAAAAATGGTAGCTTGAGGAGACAAGATACTTAGCTGAGAATCTCTAAAATGTGATCCTGCCAAGAAACGAGCCTGGTTTTCCTTTCGGAGTAAACTGATAACACAGTAACGAAGCTGAATTTCAAGTGGTTTAAATCAGGGACCTCTGATCTGTCCTTTCAGTCTTTTGCACTTTGCTGCATTTAAATCAAACAAGGTGCAATGACGGGAAATGCTTAAGGGAGGAGATGGGTGATGGAAAGGACTCTGACGTCACCATTCCTGAACCACCTGACTCCCTGGAGAATCCCACTCACTTTCTTCCACTCCCCTCCTCTCAACCTCACAGTCTCATGCATGCAGGAGGGTCTGGGAATGCTCTGCGGGGTAAGAAGGGTCGGGGCGGGAAAGTACGTTACCAGTGAGGTCAGAGGGCACCAGGTACTTCCTCTTGTCCAGATCAGGTACCCTGGCCTTGGGAGCCTTTtccacaatcacctgtgaggagaggcagagactgggAATGAAAACTGCAAAACCCAACCTCGTATTTTTCCGTCCGCATCTTACAGCTGCCCCATCTGAAGTGGGTCTGTCTAGGCCCAATGAAACGTGTGCATTTCTCACTCCCCCCTTACCCCTTACCAAATGTGTGGGGAAATGGCCTTTCTTAGTGAGGCTGTAGTTTTGTGACGGCAAGGACAAGAGGATGGGGAGGGTACGTGATGAAGAGAACCATGATTTTAATTATAAGTTTCCTGTCGGATATACTGTTAAGATATACACCTTCTGGTGTTTAATTAGAGCGCCAGGAAGATCGTCTGGATTCTCTCAGATGGTCCTGAGTAACTGttagttttattctttcttataaaTGCTACTTATTAAAGGTACAGATAAGGTGGTTTAAATTTTACACTTTGTCAACATTTTTGAGAATGAGTGCAACTATGAAGTGAATATTAAGTTTTTTCACTTAATAGTGTCTTGAACATATTTTTTACAGTCATTctcaaacatttttgaaatattaaaacagTTCTCATGATATTCTTTGATGTCAGTACAATAACTTCATTTACCAATATTGATTATCTGTTAGCATTTTAGGAGATTTTCAAtgtctacattaaatatttctatACTAGTTCAAGTTTCAGAACTGTAGTGGAAAggaaaatacatgtaaatttaaagACTTTTTATACATGtagatttatgaaataaaaatatttagaaattttaaatattaatttaaatttaaatattacaaaaatatatttagcaTTTCTATGTTATATAAATGATATGATATACaaagtaatttaaattataaatatttattaaacaagtTTTCtcttgcatagcacagggaactatattcaatatcttgtagtaactcataatgaaaaagaacatgaaaatgaaggtatgtatgtatatgtatgactgaaacattatgctgtgcaccagaaattaacacactgtaaactgactatactacaataaaagtaaataaataaaacaaaaatttaaaaattataaatatttaaaatctattgGAAAACCATCAGTTTTAGATTTTTGGTTTAGAAAATATAGTCATTCTAGACAGAAGGTATGGCAAGTACAGAAAAGttaaagaagtagaaataaacaCTGGACATGTATGTCTAGTAGCTGTGTGATATTCAAtagatcacttaacctctctgagcttcagtattCCAatgagtaaaaggaaaatgacaactTTCAAACTCATCTTGTACGGAATCATGATCCTGATACAATGAACTTGAATAAGTTATGAAATTTTATGTGAGAATGCTTTGTGAATTATAAAGGTCTAAACATAAGGGCTGACTTGGAGAAATCTGAAGCTTTTAAATTAAACAGGACAAATTACCGTAATGAAAAACCTATTCATTTTTGCACAGAACAAGAAATTCTGCACCAGGAAGACCAGAAGGACATGatcacacttaaaaataaaaataaatctaggtGCAAAATAAATGACTCTCAGGTACAAAATGTACAGTGCGAGGAATATAAACAATAACTAAGTAACACAGTGACACATCGTAACTAGACTCATTACAGTTATAATTttgaaacatacagaaaaaaatcactatgttgtgtaacaggaactaacacagtgttgtaggtcaagtatactttaaaaacaaacagacaaaggtatagaaaaggagatcagatttgtggttaccagaggtgggaaTTGGGGAGGGCGGTAGCAGGGAgaactggatgaaggtggtccaaaagtacaaacttccaatcataagataaataagtactagggatataatgcACAACATGAgaaatgtaattaacactgctgtgtgttatCTATGAAAGTTGCTGACAGCAAGATTTCTGATTACACGATTTTTTTTCCGTTTCTTTAACTTTGTATCTATATAAATGATGGATGTTCATtcaacttactgtgataatcattccaCAATGTATGCAGATCAAATCATTATGATGGACACAAACTTATACAGTGACATggatcaattatacctcaataaaactggaagaaaaaaattagtaagaaacacataaaaataaaaactggagtAGTGATATGTGaatcagaaattaaaagaaaatataggaagaGCATCAGGAAGAGACCAACGAAGGCCCAGCAACGAGGATGGACAGGAGGCAGCAGGTAAATGGAACCAAAGGTTAGGAGGGACCCTGAGACCtggcagctccagctccagcccaAGAAGGAAACCAAGGAGAGAGCAGAAAAAAAGCGATGAAGCCAAGTGGAAATATGACatcaggaggggagggtggggtgagAGGGACAGGAGAGAGAGGCAATCATTAAGGCCTTGGTTTACCAGGAAAATATTTAAGTTTCTGGGAATCCCACCTCTACTCCCCACTTACTGTGGGCCTTGGGCCAGGTGCTCTGCCTGTTTGGTTCTgaattttccttatctgtgaaatgaggctACTACTCCACAGGGctgttcatgatttttttttttttaaaaaaagacactctTTTCTTAAGTTTCCTGCTATGTTGCAGGTTTTCAATACACTGTAGCGTAAAGATAACTTCAAAATCCCACAAAACTCTCAAGGCCCAGGCACAACTCTTCTTTTGGATGGCAGCTACACAGACACATGAGGCGAAACTCAAGTCATGCGAGAGGTCAGGGTACGTGACTGCTTTAATCACACCAGAGGTCCAACTGGAAAGGGCTTTTAGCAATCATTTACTCTACTCTCTTTTCTGTAAACAAGACACTTGAGCACAGCGAGATTCAGCATCTGCCCAGAACTAGAACCAAATCCCAGAACTCAGCAGAGCTCTTGGTAGGTCAACACTGGAAAGGACACACGCTGAACACGTCAGGAGCAGCTGGGAGGCTGACCACTGGTTCAAACCTATCTGGAGGAGCCATGAGATCTAAGTGATGGTCATAATAGTTTACAAAGTATCAAAGAGGCAAAACATTGAACACCAAACAATGAGCAGAAAAACAAATGGGGGGGGATTGCTGAACTATTCTGGGTGAATGCATGGAAAAGACTGAAATGGAAAGGGCTATTTTGAGGAAATACATGGGAATTTTAACTAGACTTAGGCACAGGTACAATTCTGACTTTGTGGCTTGAAAAGAACTTCTGGAACAGAGCCTCATCCCTAGAGAATTCTCAATAAACAGTAGTCATTTTGCTGACTGTGATGTTTTCCTGGCAATCATATTACCACCTATGAACTCTTGAGGGCAGCAACAGTTTACTTCTCCGTCTCCAATAAACAGTGTGAGGCACACAGTGCCCACTTAAATAATTCTGTTTAACAGAACTGCATTAGAGACTGAGAAACAATATGGCAGGGAGGGCCCAACAGCCAGGGtgggaatcccagctctgccacgcaCCAGCCACCTGAAGTCGTTCAGAAGTTCCTTCACTGCTCTGCGTTTCAGATCCTTCCTCTGCAGAATGGGAAGGCTGGCAATGGTGTGAAGATTTAGTCAAGGGCAGTGAGAATACTCCCAGGTGCACAGTAAACCATTAATACAGGCTAGTTGTCACTTTTAAGTCTTCCTTTAAGAAAGTAGGATGGGTTATCACCAGACTTGAGGGACAACTTTGAAAGCAGTCGTCCAAGGTCCAGAGACTAATTTGTGAAGGATCTTTTCCTGGAGAATAGGGCTAGCTCTCCCTTTTAGCTGAAAAACcttttgtatgtaattcctggggAATGAAACAGCCCCAATGTCTCCTCTACCTTATAGCAAAAGGACTGCAAGGGGTCTACATGGCCACGGTTGCTTCTGCTAGCTGTGAGCACAGGAAAGTTAGACGAAGATTGGAAAGGCGTCCCAAAGAGAGCACCATCCGATCATCGCAATTCCTTTACCTGTAAAATTGTAAGTAATATACATCCTAACGTCCCTGCCCGAAGATAAAGAGGAAAATCCTCAAAGTCCCTAGTCCTCCACCTCCCACACTCAACGACTGTTGCTCCCTCCACTCCACGTTAAAGTCTCCGGCCTTGCAATCTGGCTGCGCAGCTACATTCGAGAAAAGCCAGGCaagtggcgggggagggggtgacGAGCCAAACGCCCGGATGCAGAAAGACACCTTAATGTTTCGTCTCTGTTCCACCTCACTGCCTGCACTAGCTCTAACGACACAAACCAGAGTCCAAAAACCGAGAGAAAAAGGCCCCAGTCCTTCCTTATTGTGTCCAGGTAATGTGCTCAGGGTAAATACCGGAGGAAGGCTGGCTGCCCCCACACACACTGGAGCCAAGAAGGATGAGGCAGCCTGGCTGCTGCGCGGAGAACGTGACCTTGTCTTCCGGGCCAGGCCGGTCTTGtggcgccccctccctccctaat from the Vicugna pacos chromosome 34, VicPac4, whole genome shotgun sequence genome contains:
- the GABARAPL1 gene encoding gamma-aminobutyric acid receptor-associated protein-like 1, giving the protein MKFQYKEDHPFEYRKKEGEKIRKKYPDRVPVIVEKAPKARVPDLDKRKYLVPSDLTVGQFYFLIRKRIHLRPEDALFFFVNNTIPPTSATMGQLYEDNHEEDYFLYVAYSDESVYGK